The genomic DNA TCGATCTGCAATgtgcacccccaccccccccaaatGCACTCTCCGGGTTCAATTTAGAGCAGGTCTTGGCACCCCCATAACAAATCAGGGATCCCACCTAAGAATTTAACATTTCTATGTGAGACTCCCCCAACAACTGTTAGAGATAGACGTCAGGCACCCCAAGACACTTCAGTCATCTACACGAGTCAACGTATAACTTAAACCTTGACCCCCCCTATTACATAAAGCCTAGATGTACTAAATCACCACGCACTAATGCTAGTCAAATGGCATTCACATCTTAAGTCAACTGTGTAAACCTGACCAACAAACTGAATCTGTTCAAAATACTGAACCTATCCATATCAGAAGAAAAGGATCAGGGATACATCCAGGGATCTATGTGGAGGGTACGGATGTTAAAAGGCTTGTTTTAAAAAGAGCCCCGTTTGCTTCCCTGCCTGTACTGCAACATCTATATTAGAATACCGTAAAGCCAAATTCACACAGGGAGACGTCCATCAACGGCGTGAAGTGTGTGTGCGAGAGTTGCGAGTGTTAATTCACAGACCGCGTAGCATAACCAGCATAATTGTCATGAAAAGCCATAATAAACAGTTGTATCATCTTAAAATCGTATTAgcctaaaaggcacctaaaaggcACAACTATTCATTTATTTTCTGTAAATGTATCCTGTTATTTTAACAGCATTGTGCCACGTAGACTCAAGAACAATAGACTGGCGTCATTGTTTGACAAGCTATACGCGCGGGATGCCGTTGATGCTCGCAGCCCGTCTGTTTTATCTCATTTAGTCCTGTGCATTCCATTTCAAACACGCTCCTTCTCGTGCATAAAAAAAtttaataaacattttttttttttctcacactGCTTGCCATGTGATTTGGGGCTTAAGCCACAAAATTACGACGGGATTTTCTCCTACAATTGTGCCAATTTTCTTCATTTTAGGCTTACAAGAAGTGCCATCCAGAGACATACCAATGGCCACTTCATACTCAgctgtgttttgtatttttgtttattttccttttttttcttcttttttctccCTGGCCCATTATTCCCAACATGCCCTCCAATCTAACCCTCACACCCTTACAAAATAAAGGTTCATAATGAATCAATTAAGCACTAGGCCCACACTGGAGGGGGAAATTTGATTTAAAACAGTGCaaacagtgcatttcagagaaaGCAAGTGCCACGATCCCACGGGaaatacacatttttatttatttatatatgagTACTAACTCTGGTGGCCCTGGTGACTGGGGAGCTGGCTCTGGTGAATGGGGAGCTAGCTGAACAGTGCCTGTCTACTCCCGCGGCATATTCTctgggggatatatatatatatatataaactatgAAGTTAAAATATAAAATGGCATGTCCAGAGACTGAAAagctaaaaaaataaacattgggggggggggggggggggggggagagattgCACTGAATCAAATTATTAATTGGCAATTATTTACTGCCCATAAGGGCGGGGTGTCACTAGTGTTCCATAATTTCCTGCCATGTAGGCCCAAATATAGCTTCAGAAGGTGCTTAAGAATCCATGAATGTCTAAGAGGATACATGGTGACTTGGAAACAACAATGTTACTTTGAGACTGATGAAAGACCTGCTGGAGACCTCGATCAGATCACAGCATCTCATCCCCTTGTGGAAATAAAGCTGACTGAAGTCAAAAATAAACATTGTGCGTTCTCTTAACTTTTTCTACTCATATTCATCTGCCTGTCTAATGATAGTATTTTATGTGAAACACTAATAATCATTTTAAAGCAATCCTTCAAACAATGAATTAGACTTGGGATAATCTCCAGACTGTCCATCAGGTAAGACAACAGAAAGCCAATCAACATCGATGGCAAAACCGCAATGAGCAGATAACTATTTGTGCCATGTTGCTTGCTGCCTTCGTAAATGCAataccacaacacaactgaaAGCAAAGGACAGTTCCACCTTCCTAATAAAAACAGGTGAAAATGCAATACATGCATAACTGTGGACACAAACCAAGTACCACCatcagacaacacaacataaaatGGAAGATGATGTTGCTCGCCACATCACAAGGACAATTCATAAGCTAAATTAAGATTTCATTCACATACCTTTTGGAGAATGGCACCTCAGAATTCACAGAGATTTTGCTCTTGCTCCTTTCAAtggacaccacaccaccacccagGTTTCCAGCTTTACCGTTGACCTTGATGCGCTCCTGCAGGAACTGTTCCTGTAGAAGACGAGGCCAAAGGTGGATTTTAGGACAAATATGGAACCATCCCAACGGAATACTACCTGTAATGAATGCTACATACTGCTGCAAATATTCTGTCAATATGAGAACCATAAGTTGAATATCATTTACATTTTAAACATTTTCATTTTGCCGACTCTAGTAGCAATTTACAGTTTGTGAATTTTAATTAAGGTAGTTATGTACGATAACCACAGTTATAGTAGCCTAGTCTAGAACCAGGCTTCCCTAATCGGAAAGCCTCCTGAATTCAAAGGCAGAAAGTAGCTACAATGGGGTGGAAACCCCATGTAAATCACTAACACCTCAAATGTTAAACCAATCAAACCCCTTGCTTGTGCAGATCTCTAAAAAGGTGCCCACTAGATTAGTGCCATAGGTGCGCGAGGATGGCCAGGAGTACAAAAGTATCGAGTACAAAACAGAATTACGTTTTTCTCCAGGTTTTCTTCCATTTTCTGCAACATTGCAAACTAGCATGCGCAACAACTCTGCCAAATGTGTCCTACCCGGTCGGAAAACAGTGACAAACATTACACGCAGCACCCATTCTATAGGCATGTGGGGGTATGGGTCTTGAAATGTAACATCCGCTGAAAGCTGGCAGACCATTCGAGCAGTTGACTTACACAAAATTCTACAGATCTCCAAAGGAGGCATAACAACGTCACTTGGCTACACGAGACTACGGTCAGTCACTGGCCATGCATCATTTTTGCAAAGAAGACCTTGCTTTTTTATTGTGAGCTCATTTACTTGTGGTTGCCAGTTATTTAATTTTCATCTGATGAAAATTAAGCTATTTTACGCCGAATGTGTTTTCCGTGAAGGAAAACTATACTTGCATGTCCCTGATCACTCAATCgaagcaaaaaaaacaaaaaatacttgactttcaatataaaaacGCGACCCCTGGACTCTGATGATCCTGCTCCCGCTTTCTCCTGATGTGCTATTTACAgacacgtgactggctcaactttGCTGGGGAACTAAGCTTCACAATGTAAAATAATAGAACAGGTGAAATAAcgcaatctgctttatctcctaacgcATTGCACAAATTGACAGCAGGTATTTAGTTAAATAGCTGAAAATATTAAAACGTATAGAAAAGCTCAAGTTTCAATGGTATTGAAAAACTATCccgtatatacagtatactgcccaagcctagAAAACATATTTACCAGCCCTCTAGCTTACCCATTTACGAGAAACTTTCCTCCCCACTGAAGGCAAATCTATAATACCTTATCAGTCGGTAAGGGTTATAAAATGTTTAAATTATGgtaaaacaaacatttaaattAAAATGTTACGAAGTTCACTCACTCCATACTAGGTCCCAGATGGAAGCTCACCTTTATGGAGATAAGAGTGTATTCAGGAAGTGGGATATAAATGTTATAACTCGTACTGACTGGTAAGGCATCCCGGATTATAATTTTGTCTTCGGTGGTTGGAAAAGTTGATCAGAAATAGGTCAACCAGAGGGCTGGTAAATATGCTTTCGGGGATATGGGACGTAGCCTTCAGCGACGGTTGCCCATGTGTACAGGTCTCCTGGAACTAAGAGGCTAATTTGTGACAGGCAATGGGTACATTGCAGCTcatgactggaacgagctgcaaaaaacctCACTGGACCGTTTTACCTccaagactcaatcatggacactcttactgacagttgtgactgctttgcgtgatgtattgttgtctctaccttcgtgccctttgtgctgttgtctgtgcctaataatgtttgtgccatgttttgtgcttctaccatgttgctaccatgctgtgttgtcatgtgttgctgtcttatgtctctctttatgtagcgttgtctcttgtcgtgatgtgtgttttgtccaataTTATTACTTTTAATCCCAGaacccgtccccacaggaggccctttgccttctggtaggccatcattttaaataagaatttgttctcatctgacttgcctaattaaattaaggttacattttaaaaaaatatgtaaaatgtCTAGTAATAAAGCATGACATTTAATAGGATATTGCATTTTTTTCCTCTAACATAGGCTACTTACGAAGTTGGCAGCATCCATGATGCCATCCTCCACTGGGTGAGTGCAGTCCAGGGTGAACTTCAGGGCCTGCTTCTTCTTCTTGCCACCCGTCTTCGTCTTTTTGACGACCTGCTTCTTCTGTCAGGACATTGCAGAGGTTCTAACGTTATTAACTTCAACATGAAAAATACTGAATGGGACACCATACTGTGTCATTTTAGTATCTAACGTGCTAGATTGTTTTGAAATTAGCTAACTTGATTGATTTGTGTTATCAAACTGGTCCGGAAATGTTTGATCGTGACGTGTGTAAACTAACGATGGGACTAGACTTTAGCATATCAATTTGGTAACACATTTGATTAAACATATTTTAAAACGGTCACGAATGTGACTATAATTAGCACGCTAACTTCTAGCTAGTGTATTTCCCGCTGGCTAGCCACCCATCGTTCACGGTTACTACTAGCATTTGCCAACTCGCTAGCTGTGTTAGCTACTATAGCTAAATTGCTACAACGTGGTTCAATGGGTGCAGGCCCAACTGGTAAACAAAGCAATCGATTGGTGCTACAATTCTTCTTTGGAAACACAGTTCAATGTGGATTTATTACGTAAACATTAACTACAATAAACGACAGACAAAAAGTGATATACTTAGCTATACAACCTATTTCAACGTGAGTACTCACAATCGGAGCCATGTTGGCCGGCGATTCTTGTCCAGAAAGGAAGAGGCAGGGTTTGCTAAATCCTATATCCGGTCTACATAAATACATGAAATACATGAATCTGTGATAGATTAATCCAGGAGATATTCTATGCCCAGTTTGAGGTATAAGTATTTTGGCAAAAACAGATTAATAATTGTTCTACACTTCGGCTACAGACCATTTTGAGGGTAGTCCAATTCAACAATTATAATTGACAATAAGTATAACTTCAACAGGCATATGTAGGGTACAGGTATCCTCTAAATCCTGTTGTTGCCCAAAAGAAAATAGCTTCTCTCTACAATTGAGTCAAAAAGCCTGCCCTCATTTCAATATTTCTGAGACTGCAGCATATGTGTTGGTGGTGATACCCATTCAATCCCTGATTCCTGGTTAACTAAGGGGAGAATATTCTATATTGGGGGGATTTTTCCCCTGCTGACATGGCAACAATATCTGATTTCCCTTTTGTCATCTGTGACAGTATGGTTGCACTGTTGGCCCATCCCCAGTCCCCCACTCTGTGAGCAGAATGGCTGCTGGCTAGGGGAGCAGTCAGCTGCCTGGCGTCAGGGCTCAACCAGGCCACTCCA from Oncorhynchus clarkii lewisi isolate Uvic-CL-2024 chromosome 7, UVic_Ocla_1.0, whole genome shotgun sequence includes the following:
- the LOC139413452 gene encoding large ribosomal subunit protein eL22-like — encoded protein: MYFMYLCRPDIGFSKPCLFLSGQESPANMAPIKKQVVKKTKTGGKKKKQALKFTLDCTHPVEDGIMDAANFEQFLQERIKVNGKAGNLGGGVVSIERSKSKISVNSEVPFSKRYLKYLTKKYLKKNNLRDWLRVVANTKESYELRYFQINQDEEEEEDED